In the genome of Bacteroidota bacterium, the window ACCTGGTTTGTTTTTCGTGCACGTCAAAATCCAGGATGACAGCAGCCTGTTTCCTTTGTTCTGCATATTTAAGGATGTCACCGGCTTTGTCAAGTCCTTCTTTGTTGAGCCCGGCAGGCAGGCTGTGAATCTCTTTTATCAAAGCCTCAGCATCTTTCTGCAGTTGTACATATTTTTGAGCCATGTCAGTGGCAGCCTCCTGGAAAATCCTGTGGTATTCGTCTTTGATTTTTTGTGCCGTTTGTTGTATCCCGGCAAAGTTTTTTACTACTTCATGTTCGTACAAATCATTGAATTCCTTGGTTAATCGTGCAATGGTATCGTTGGCTTTTGCGGCTTTTCTTAATTCATCATTCACATCATTTACAAATTGCCTCCATTGCAATAGCTTGGGCAAATTATTGCCAATGAATTTTTCAACTTTTTCAATGGTTTTAAGAGATTGGAGGAAGGTTTCTTTGTTTTCCAGAAAGTTTTCTGCCCTTTCAATATAATTTGCTTCACTCACAGCCCCTGTAAATCCTGCAAGATTATCTTTCTTTGATTCCAGTTCCGGGAACAAAACATCAAAGTCCTTATTCTGCTTTCGCATGTTGTCAACTTTATCGCACATCAATCTGGCAAGGTCACGCAAAGCATTAATCAGTTCAAATTCGTTTGAATTGTAGTTTATTCTCCGATCCGTATATTTTACTACATCCGTATCAAGAAGAAACTGGGCAATTATTTGTTTGTTTTGGGCAGTTAAAGACTTAGACATCAACTTAAAGCTAGCCCTGCGAAATTCTCTTGCTGCTGAAAAAATTTCCGTGACACCCGGATCTTGCCAGGAAAATTTCTCGGCTCCGTTGTGCTTTGCCATTATTTTGCCTGCCCTCATCAGGGTTGCAACTGTCGAAATAACCGTGCCAAAGGTGTATCCTGTTGGAGGCAGTTCCAGGTCTTTTTCAAGGGCCGCTCCATCTACATACGTGTTTCTGATCTTAAAAAGAATTTCTTCGGCTACTTTCAGGTTTTCTCCGATAAAATTCCCCTGTGCATCGAAAAACAGGAATTCAGGACCGGTGAAATAAGATTGCAAACGGCTGGCATTTGTTTCTTTAATCACGCGTGCAGCCAACTCATCACTAAGCTGAGCGGATAGTCTCTTGTGATACACATTGCTGATAAGGTTCTTCTGACGTTTTTGAAGTGTTGCCTGCCAGGAGTCCTTATCAAGCTGGAAAGTATTGAACAGGTATATTGCTGTTCCTTTTTGCAGGGACTGTTCAACCAGATCTGTTATTCGTTTTAATTTATCCGATTTGGCAGCCGAAAAAGCTCTCATGATAGGTGCTTCATCCGACTGTGGATTGTCATATTTCTGCTCCAGGTAAGTAATACGCTCTACTTCATCAATTAGTTTGTCTATTTCTTTAAAGGAGCTGTTATCAGGAACAAGGTAAATCAGGTCTTTATCATTTTGATGGGCGATCTTAAGCTGATCAATGTCTGCTCCCCTGTTGTCACTGATGTTGTAAACACTTTTTAGCTTGATTTTCAGGAACTTTTTTCCCGGATTAGTTAGCTCATCATCGTTATCGGTGGTTATATAGAAATCATACTGTAAATTGTTATCTGTTGTTCTCGCTAAGGTTTTAATAATGTTATTGGTTTTGTATGCATTAACCATCTGCCTTTTTTTCTGGTATTGTTGCACGGTGAAACCATTCATTTCATCCAGCAGGCGTTCCTCGATATCGGAGGTAATCCGGTAAGTCCCGTTTGAAGGCAGTAGTATCCTTGCTTCTTCAAGTATTTCAAGAGCTTTTTTTATTTTTGGATTGACCTGATGATATTCATCTGCGTCAGAAACAAATGATTTGGTTATATTTGGAAGTGTAGTGGGCACTACTTCGGCTTCAGCCAGAAAATGTATGGTTTCAAGCAATTTCCTGCCGGAAATTTCAGATCCGCTTTCCTTAAGGATATTTTCAGCGTTTGAATAACGATTAACCAGCCTGACAGGAGGCTGGGGTTGTGCTTCCCTGGTGATTTGCCAGCCGGTAGCAATTTCAAACAATTTGTTATGCTGAAGATGTTGTTTTAAAATGTCATAAGTTGTGATGATCATCCCCCTGGCGGCTACCTTGGTTGAGACATAGCCTTTTGTTCCAAACAGGAAATTTTGAAGGAGATCAAACTGGTACTTGTAAAAAGGATAATAGGTTAACCAGGAATCCAGAGTATCTGTTTTGGTGATTCCTGTTGCAATTAAAGCCGCATGATCGGCAATTTTCCCCGTATTCCAGTTGTAGTGAGCTTCCAGTTCTTGAAGGCCCGCCTTAGATTTCTTCAATAATCTGCTTTGGATAATAACATCTACTTCGGTGGCTTCAAGATGGATTTTGGTTTTAAAACGGTCTGTAACTTTGGTTAATTGAGCACGGTTAACGCTGGAATTGCTGATAACATCATCAAGTTTTTCCTGGGCAATGGCAATGGTCCATGTTTTCCGCAGCAATTCCGAATCCGACAGAGCTTCACTGATACCCTCCAGGTCAAGTAAAGAAAACTTTTTCTGGTTAATGGCTTCGCTTGACTCATCGAAGATAAAGACCAGTTTAATATCTTTTTCGATGGTAAAATAGGTTTTCAACTCATCCCGTAGCCTGGAGGCATCGAAGTGGTCCATGTCCCTGCGAATAGTAACCAAGATATTATGATAATCATTTTCATCGTTTCCCCCTGTCAGGTATATTGATTTAGCTTCTTTGGAATACTCTGTCAGATGACGTTTTGCATCTGCCCATTTCTTATTGAGTTTTTGAAAAATAAAGTCGTTTATATCCGTAAAACCCTCTTTAAGCATTAATTTATATAACAGGATGCCGTGTTCATTTTCAGGCAATTCTATTGATCTGAGAAAGTTACGGAATAAAGTAAAGGCTAATCCTTTTGAAGTATCCTGTTTAGCAATATCCAGGGAGATCACTATGCATTGTTCAGAATTCAATCGTGATATGGTATTCCTGATTAAGGATTCATCATTGATGCCGGTAAAGCGTTGCAATATTCTGTCTCTTGCCGGTGTTCCTGAAATAATGCGATTACTGAGCATATAGCCCAGCATTTTCCCAAAATAGGACTTGCCTGATCCATAGAAACCGGAGAGCCAGACACCTGTTTCAAGGGTGTTTGCCGTGAATTTCGACACAAAATCCATGTATTCCCTGGCCAACCCGTCGGTTATTATGTAATTCTCAATTTCAGAAAGGATCTCAGCCTCTGAGATATCCTCCAGGTCTATTACATTTTTAATATCTTCTGAGAGATCGATGGTTAAAATATCTTTAATCAACATGGCTGTTTAAATTAAATTATTCCATTATCATACATCTGTATTTTGAAGCAGGTCTGATCCCAAGGAACATCAACCTGTCGTGGTCTCTGACGGCAGGATAAAGAATAATCAGAGGGTAAGGAGATTTCATTACCTGTTCGTTTTCCATGATGTGAATATTTTCAATTCCACTGCCGTACAGGGAACCTGTATTGACGAGTACGGGGATTTTATTGGCCTGAAAGCTATTTACTATGCTATCCATAATTATTTTATAAAGATCTTGGCCATCTTCACCCTGGGGCAATTTGAATACTTGTTCTACAGAACCTCTAAGCAAATCAAAGCGATCCTCTATTTCCTGTCTGTTTGATTCAACAAAATTCATGAGAAGATCATCCAGTTTGATGATCTCGTATCCATCTTCCATCTGGTTTTCCATAGCTTGAATGTACTCTGGTTCACTATCAGGCGGACAAACCACCAGTATGGAGTTTCCCCCGTTTGCATTTAACCTGATTTCAGATCGTTTATCAGATTCAACAAGGCGTTTAACTTCATTTATGATAATATCAGGACTGGATGAGGGCATGATAAATCTTTTTATAGGACATTATGGGTTCAATTTTCAAACTATCACCTGAAAAGCTGATATGAATGAATTTTAGGTATTTTTTCTGCAATATTCTTTCAATAAATATTTGCCTTTCATTAAAGGAGTATTGCAACCACTTGCTTTCAAGCACATTAACTTTATTCTCCACAGCGGAAAGCCAATAAAGAAATAATATCCACATTTTATCATCCAGGTAAGGATGTAAAATGGTTTTGTTTTGACTTCCTTCCATCAGGTTAAGCTTCTTCAGAAAAGTAAGGTACTTTGAAGAAGTGATCCTGAGAGTAGATTCCGACCAATTTTGTATTACCGTTTCAGACGGTTTTAAGTCTTTCATACAAGCAATGACCTCATCCTGACGCACAGAAATACGGCCACTATAAAGCGCAGGGAAGAATACCATCCTGTTGAGGTAATCCAGAAGATCGTTGTTATAGCTGGCGTTCCAGAAAAGCATCAATAAACTGTCAGGTGAAATAGATTCTGCCTGAAGCATACTACTTATGAGCGTTTCAATTTCAGGATTCTTATACCTTAGAATGTTGCGATTTAAAGCTTTCCTAAACCCAACAACTGATTTATCGGTTTTAATGGAAGTGAAAGTCTGTATTCCGCCATCCTTTCTCAGGTCAGCCATTGATTTGCCAATTACTGACATAACAATATTCATGTCGGGTATACTACCCAGGATATTAACATCGGAGTTAATTTTCATGATCTGGCTGTGATGAAAACTGAATACTTATGTCCAAAGGTAATATTTTTAGAATCGCAATAGGTGCTGGAATGCATTATTGAATAAAGTGACATGAAGTTTTTCATTTAGGGAATAAGGGCTCAAAGTTGTTTTAACGCAGTTGTAGTTCTTTCATCATCTGCATTCTTCATATATCCCCTTGTGGTTTGTAAATTTTTATGCCCGCCTATTCTCTGAATAACATCAATGGTGCTTCCTTTCCGTGCTAATTCGGTTAGTGCTGTATGCCGGATCGTCTTGCTGGTAAGGTCTGCAGCAATGTTCGCTTTTTTTGCAAAATCTTTAAGGCTGTGATTATATTTTTTACGCATTTTATTAATCCGGTCGTGTTTCTGTTGCTCTGTGATGTGGATTTCCTTATGCAGGATTGGGAAAATATAATCATCTTTATCAAGTGATACTACTTTTCGCTGATTTCTGTAAAAATCGATAATTTCCAAGGCTTTTGGGTGCAATCCAAAATGAATTTCCATCTGATTTTGCTTATTAATCAGTTTCTGCCTGAAATATTTTATATCCCCATCAGCTATGTTATTGCATGTAAGATGTGCCATATCAATGAAATCCATACCTCCCGTGTAATACATGAATACAAGGTATCTGTGATTATCGTTATCTTCTTCAAGATTAATAAGCCTTTGTATCTCTTCTGTGGTTAATGCCTTTTGTTTTTTTGCTACAGGATGATGATGTGCAACTGAATACCCACCGGTTCTATCTTCAAAAGGATAATGTTCAAGTTTGCAATATCCTTTTCTTATAGCATGATTAAACAAAGCCCGGAGTGTTCTCATATAATTGTTAATTGCTGCGTTTCCGGCACCTTCTTTTTTCAGGAACCTTGCCCAGCTTTCTAAAAAGCCAAAATCTATGTCAGAAAAAAAATAGTCACCGGATTTATACCTTTTAAGTGCGTTCATGGAAGTAATATAGGCTCTTGAGTTCCCAATTCGACCATCTTCCTTAAGCTCTGCAATCCTGACCTTGAAATAGTCAAGCACGCTGGTATCTTTTACAGGATTGTTTACCATAATTACAAGTTGGTCCAGGGAAACTTCTTTACCCATGTAGCTTAATTCAGCAATCTTGGATGTGTATTTAGTGATAATTTCATTAAGCGTGCTAACTATTTGCTCCTTATGAGGGTGATTTCCTTTAAACTCGTTTTTCTCCTGATTCCAGTTTTTCATAGGAAGTGTGATTCCGGTAGCTACATACTTCATTTTGTTCTTGCGTGCGAGTCTTATCCAAACAGGGAATTCTCCATCGGCATTTTTCTTATGCTTATTGAAGTAAAGTGTGGCTTTCATAGGTAAAGGTTTTGGTAAAGGTTACATAAAAGATATCGATAAAAACATAATAAAACAAAAATACTATAAATATTGCCTTATAGCAAGTCAGAGTAAGAAATTTTGTGAAAAAATATAAGGAAAAACCGCTGCCTTACAAGCAGAGGGTCACTGGTTCGAATCCAGTAACTCCCACTAAAAAGGGACTCCATCCTACCCGATGGAGTCCCTTTTTACATACAAATTAAACTGCTCCGGATGCCTCCCCGTTTTATCACGGTAAAGGCTTTCTATATAGGCAAGATCTTTGGCATAATTACCGCTTGGTTGGAAAATCTCCATTACCCCCACTTCCTTCTTCGGATAATCCAGGAATGATAAAGCCAAAGGGATTTTAGCCTTCAGGGCAATATAGTAAAACCCCCGCTTCCAGTGTGGTACCAGTTTGCGGGTTCCTTCCGGGGTGACAACCACATACAGTCTTTCATGCTTACTGAATTGCTCCGCCACGTAATCTACCATATGATTGTTTCGCTTGCGGTCGACCGGTATCCCTCCCCAGTAACGGATCAACCCGCCTATGGGAAATACGAAGATCTCCTTCTTTATGAGGAACTTAACATGTACGTTGATCATAAAGAAAAACAAGCGCCCGATGATATAATCGTAATTGCTGGTGTGCGGCGCTATCACTATCACACATTTCTTTACATGATAAGGAAATTCCCCTACCATCTTCCATCCGGAAAGTTTAAGTATCAGGGTTGCCAGCTGCCTGAGCATAGTATGCATTTTATACCATGCAAATGTAATGGTTCATTGGTTAGAATGAAAGCCATTTTATACCGTTGGTAAAATAATCCTGCATAGTGGTTGTTTATAAACCGATGTATCAGCGAAAATGAATATTTTTGCCTTAAACAAACCTCCATCTTATGAAAAAAATTGTAATGAAAGGATTCCTGACCCTGGCCGTAATAGCTTTTATGCTGACGGCTATGGCCCAGGAAAAAAATTATGACTGGAACAGCGCTGTAACGCTGGATCCAAATGTGAAAATGGGTAAGCTTGATAACGGCCTTACCTATTATATTCGCCACAATAGTCATCCTAAAGACAGGGCTGAATTCTATCTGGCAGTTAATGCCGGCGCCATCCTGGAAGACGATGACCAGAACGGCCTTGCTCATTTTTGTGAGCACATGGCTTTTAATGGCACCAAAAATTTCGAGAAACACGACATTATCAACTATCTCCAGTCCATAGGCATGAAATTTGGCCCGGAGATCAATGCTTTTACAAGCCAGGATGTGACTACTTACATGCTGCAGAAAGTACCGGTTACTCCCGTGGAAAATATCGATACCGCATTGCTGATCCTGCACGACTGGGCCAGCAATGTATCGTTTGAAGATGAAGAAATTGACAATGAGCGCGGAGTGATCCATGAAGAATGGCGCACACGCCGTGGTGCGATGTTCCGTATGATGACGAAAACCGATAAAACCCTTTATCAGGGTTCGAAATATGCCGACAGGGATGTTATCGGGGATATCGAAATCATTGATAATGCTCCGTATGAGGTGCTGAAACGCTTCTATAACGACTGGTACCGTCCTGATCTGCAGGCCATTATTGCTGTGGGTGACTTCGATGCCGACTGGATGGAAGGCAAGATCAAAGATCTGTTTTCTGCCATCCCTGCCGCTACCAATCCCAAGGAAAGAGTGGATTACCCCGTTCCTGACCACAGTGAGACTTTGGTCGCCATAGAAACAGACCCCGAGGCTCAATACACTTTTGTTCAGCTTCACTACAAGCACCCCGCTATTACAAACAAGGACCTGGGATATTATCGCCAGACCATTGTTCATCAGCTTTACAATACTATGCTGAACAACAGGTTGCAAGAGCTGCTCCAGGAAGAAAATCCTCCCTTTATTTATGGTTATACAGCATATTCCAGTATGGTAAGAACAAAAGACAGCTACATGTCGTTTGCTGTTGCTAAAAATGACGGGATAAAACGGACACTCGAAACGCTTCTGGTGGAAAACGAAAGAGTGAAAAAATACGGCTTCACCGAAACCGAACTGGAACGTGCTAAAAAAGAAATTCTCAGCCAGATTGAAAAACAATATAAAGAAAAAGAAAAACAGGAATCCCAATCCTATGTCTGGCAATACTACGGCCATTTCCTGGAAAATGAACCCTCACCGGGCGTTGAATTTGATTATGCCTTTATTCAGGATATTTTACCCGGAATCACTCTCGAAGAACTCAATAAACTTGCCCCCAAATGGATTACCGACGATAACCGCGTTGTGATCATTACCGGCCCGGAACGGGAGGATGTGATCATACCCATGAAGGATGAAGTCATTGCTATCGTTGAATCGATCGATCAGGCTGAAATTGAACCTTATGTGGATAAAGTATCCGATAAGCCTCTGATGGCGGAAAAACCCGTTCCCGGAAAAGTGGAAAAGGTGAAAAAAGATAAAAAACTGGGTACTGAAAAATGGATTCTGTCAAACGGAATAGAAGTCATCCTGAAACCTACTGACTTCAAAGACGATGAGATCCTGATGCAGGCATTCAGCTTCGGGGGCAGTTCTCTTTATGACCTCGATGACCAGATGTCGGCCGGTTTTTGTTCCTCTATGATCAATGAAAGCGGTATTGCCGGTTTCGACTTAATTGAATTGCAAAAATTGCTGGCAGGAAAGATCGTAAATGTGAGCCCTTATGTCGGTGATATGGATGAAGGTTTTTCGGGCAGTTGTTCGGTAAAAGAACTGGAGACCATGTTGCAACTGGTAAATCTGTATTACACCCAGCCTCCCAGGAACGAAAAGGCTTTCAATTCCTATGTCACAAGGATTAAGGGCTTCCTGGAAAACAGGAAAAATGACCCGGGAGCTGCCTTCCAGGATACGATCAGTGTGACCATGGCCAATTATCATCCTATGGTAAGACCTCTTACTCCTGAATTAATGGATGAAATTGATTTTAACAGGTTGAACTTCATTTTCAGGGAGAGATTTGGTGACCCGACAAGCTTTACGTTTTACTTTGTCGGAAATATTGATACCGACAGCTTGCGTCCGCTTGTTGAAACATATCTCGCGAGCCTTCCCAAAGTTACGCGTCAGGAAAACTGGCGTGATAACGGCATACGCCCCCCACAGAACAGGGTAGAAAAGAAGGTGATTAAGGAAATGGAAGTCCCGAAAGGTACCGTGTACATCGCATATACCGGGGAATATGATTTTAATAATTTCCGCGACAGAATGGACCTTTCTGTACTTTGCGATATACTTGATGTCAGGTATACCGAATCCATCCGCGAAGAGCAAAGTGGTACCTACGGTGTTGGGATTTATGATTTGCAGAATCAATACCCTTATGAGAGATATCAGGTGAATATTACTTTCGACTGTGACCCCGATCAAACCGATAAACTGAAAAGCATTGTTTATGAAGAGATCGATAAACTTAAGACCGATGGTCCTCAGATGAAGGATCTTAATGGTGTTAAGGAAAATCTCCTGAAAACAAGGCAGGAAAAACTAAAGGAAAACCGATTCTGGTTGAGCACCCTGAAAAACTTTGACTATAACGCAGAAGATGCCGCCAATTTCCTGGATTATGAAGATTATGTGAACGATATGACCCAGGAAAGCTTAAAAGCCGCTGCAAATAAATTCTTTGGCGATAATCAGGTGGAGATCATTCTGCTGCCTTCAAATACATCGGATAATGTGAAGAATCCGTCGATGCAGTGAAAATTATGTTGATAGCAGGATGATGTTCAGCAGGATACAAGTTACAGGTTGCAGGTTACAGGTGCGCCGTGCAACTTGTAACCTGTAACCTGCAACTTGAAACAATTTGTTAATTTTTCCCGATACGTTGGAAAGTTAATTTAGAAATCCAGCTCCAGATCAAGCTTGTCTTTAAGCTCCCTGAGAGCTGGATTTTTTTCTGATAATTTCTGGAAGATCTCCTCGGGGAAATATGCCTTGCTTTCCTGTATGTCCTCATCAACAAGTATTTCCATGCTGATTGAGTAATTCTCAAGCTCTTTGCGCAGATAGGCCAGCATATCCATCCGGCGGTCGTTTATTTCCTTCTCCAAAACCTTGTTAAAGACCTTTAACTCTATAATGAAGTCTTCTTTCAGCACCGGCAGATCTTTGGTAAGTGTGCTGTACAGGCTGGGACTATCGTTTTTCAACGTTTCATGATAATAACCCCATACCCTGATCAGGTCATCCTGAGTAAACGGTTTTACCGGTTTATTGCTGAGATCATCGTCTCCGTTGATTTGCCCGGGCACTTCATCCTGTTTGTGTCTTGACCTTTTAATAGATACTGTTCCCGGTAAAGTTTTTCCTCCGGTATTTTTCGGAACATCATTTTCATCAGCGTTTTTTACAGGTTCCGGTGGCCGGGTAGTTACCGGTGGGATACTTTCCTTTTCTTTAGCAGGAGGCGGTGGGCTAGGAGTTACGTTTTTTTTTTCGGGTGGCGGACTTTGTTCCTTTAACCCTGATAGTGAACACATACGCAGCAAAGCCAGTTCAAGGTGGAGGTTTTTGTTGTTGCTGGCTTTGTAAGTGATGTCACATTGATTGTTGATGTCGAGGGCTTTTAGCAGGAACCCGGCATCGCAACGGACGGATTGTGCCTGGTATTTGTCTTTAAGGCCCGGACTAACCTCAAGCAGTTGAAGTGTTGCAGGATCTTTGCTTACCAGTAGATTGCGCAGATGCTCGCCCATGCCCGTAAGGAAATGCTGCCCGTCGAAACCATTGGAGATGATCTCATTAATAAGAAGCAATGTATTTGAAATGTCTCCGTCAAGAATATGCCCTGTTATCCTGAAATAATAATCATAATCCAGGATGTTAAGGTTTTGGATAACAACCTCATAGCTAAGGTTTTTCCCGGTAAAGCTGACCAACTGATCGAAGATAGAGAGTGCATCCCTGAGTGCTCCATCCGCTTTCTGTGCTATGAGATGCAGCGCATCCCCGCTGGCCTGAACCTCTTCCTGGTCGGCAACATAACGCAGATGCGATGCAATATCCTCAACAGTGATCCTCTTGAAATCAAAAACCTGGCAGCGGGATAAAATCGTGGGAAGGATTTTATGCTTCTCCGTTGTGGCCAGGA includes:
- the brxC gene encoding BREX system P-loop protein BrxC, translating into MLIKDILTIDLSEDIKNVIDLEDISEAEILSEIENYIITDGLAREYMDFVSKFTANTLETGVWLSGFYGSGKSYFGKMLGYMLSNRIISGTPARDRILQRFTGINDESLIRNTISRLNSEQCIVISLDIAKQDTSKGLAFTLFRNFLRSIELPENEHGILLYKLMLKEGFTDINDFIFQKLNKKWADAKRHLTEYSKEAKSIYLTGGNDENDYHNILVTIRRDMDHFDASRLRDELKTYFTIEKDIKLVFIFDESSEAINQKKFSLLDLEGISEALSDSELLRKTWTIAIAQEKLDDVISNSSVNRAQLTKVTDRFKTKIHLEATEVDVIIQSRLLKKSKAGLQELEAHYNWNTGKIADHAALIATGITKTDTLDSWLTYYPFYKYQFDLLQNFLFGTKGYVSTKVAARGMIITTYDILKQHLQHNKLFEIATGWQITREAQPQPPVRLVNRYSNAENILKESGSEISGRKLLETIHFLAEAEVVPTTLPNITKSFVSDADEYHQVNPKIKKALEILEEARILLPSNGTYRITSDIEERLLDEMNGFTVQQYQKKRQMVNAYKTNNIIKTLARTTDNNLQYDFYITTDNDDELTNPGKKFLKIKLKSVYNISDNRGADIDQLKIAHQNDKDLIYLVPDNSSFKEIDKLIDEVERITYLEQKYDNPQSDEAPIMRAFSAAKSDKLKRITDLVEQSLQKGTAIYLFNTFQLDKDSWQATLQKRQKNLISNVYHKRLSAQLSDELAARVIKETNASRLQSYFTGPEFLFFDAQGNFIGENLKVAEEILFKIRNTYVDGAALEKDLELPPTGYTFGTVISTVATLMRAGKIMAKHNGAEKFSWQDPGVTEIFSAAREFRRASFKLMSKSLTAQNKQIIAQFLLDTDVVKYTDRRINYNSNEFELINALRDLARLMCDKVDNMRKQNKDFDVLFPELESKKDNLAGFTGAVSEANYIERAENFLENKETFLQSLKTIEKVEKFIGNNLPKLLQWRQFVNDVNDELRKAAKANDTIARLTKEFNDLYEHEVVKNFAGIQQTAQKIKDEYHRIFQEAATDMAQKYVQLQKDAEALIKEIHSLPAGLNKEGLDKAGDILKYAEQRKQAAVILDFDVHEKQTRFTYSEVLSFTELYNTKSTELSIISAGLIRTAPVGDKPGVPEKPLKKKHSTRLPSQFMKVVAYKKWLQQELQKLAG
- a CDS encoding DUF1819 family protein, with product MKINSDVNILGSIPDMNIVMSVIGKSMADLRKDGGIQTFTSIKTDKSVVGFRKALNRNILRYKNPEIETLISSMLQAESISPDSLLMLFWNASYNNDLLDYLNRMVFFPALYSGRISVRQDEVIACMKDLKPSETVIQNWSESTLRITSSKYLTFLKKLNLMEGSQNKTILHPYLDDKMWILFLYWLSAVENKVNVLESKWLQYSFNERQIFIERILQKKYLKFIHISFSGDSLKIEPIMSYKKIYHALIQS
- a CDS encoding site-specific integrase, translating into MKATLYFNKHKKNADGEFPVWIRLARKNKMKYVATGITLPMKNWNQEKNEFKGNHPHKEQIVSTLNEIITKYTSKIAELSYMGKEVSLDQLVIMVNNPVKDTSVLDYFKVRIAELKEDGRIGNSRAYITSMNALKRYKSGDYFFSDIDFGFLESWARFLKKEGAGNAAINNYMRTLRALFNHAIRKGYCKLEHYPFEDRTGGYSVAHHHPVAKKQKALTTEEIQRLINLEEDNDNHRYLVFMYYTGGMDFIDMAHLTCNNIADGDIKYFRQKLINKQNQMEIHFGLHPKALEIIDFYRNQRKVVSLDKDDYIFPILHKEIHITEQQKHDRINKMRKKYNHSLKDFAKKANIAADLTSKTIRHTALTELARKGSTIDVIQRIGGHKNLQTTRGYMKNADDERTTTALKQL
- a CDS encoding 1-acyl-sn-glycerol-3-phosphate acyltransferase, with product MLRQLATLILKLSGWKMVGEFPYHVKKCVIVIAPHTSNYDYIIGRLFFFMINVHVKFLIKKEIFVFPIGGLIRYWGGIPVDRKRNNHMVDYVAEQFSKHERLYVVVTPEGTRKLVPHWKRGFYYIALKAKIPLALSFLDYPKKEVGVMEIFQPSGNYAKDLAYIESLYRDKTGRHPEQFNLYVKRDSIG
- a CDS encoding insulinase family protein, encoding MKKIVMKGFLTLAVIAFMLTAMAQEKNYDWNSAVTLDPNVKMGKLDNGLTYYIRHNSHPKDRAEFYLAVNAGAILEDDDQNGLAHFCEHMAFNGTKNFEKHDIINYLQSIGMKFGPEINAFTSQDVTTYMLQKVPVTPVENIDTALLILHDWASNVSFEDEEIDNERGVIHEEWRTRRGAMFRMMTKTDKTLYQGSKYADRDVIGDIEIIDNAPYEVLKRFYNDWYRPDLQAIIAVGDFDADWMEGKIKDLFSAIPAATNPKERVDYPVPDHSETLVAIETDPEAQYTFVQLHYKHPAITNKDLGYYRQTIVHQLYNTMLNNRLQELLQEENPPFIYGYTAYSSMVRTKDSYMSFAVAKNDGIKRTLETLLVENERVKKYGFTETELERAKKEILSQIEKQYKEKEKQESQSYVWQYYGHFLENEPSPGVEFDYAFIQDILPGITLEELNKLAPKWITDDNRVVIITGPEREDVIIPMKDEVIAIVESIDQAEIEPYVDKVSDKPLMAEKPVPGKVEKVKKDKKLGTEKWILSNGIEVILKPTDFKDDEILMQAFSFGGSSLYDLDDQMSAGFCSSMINESGIAGFDLIELQKLLAGKIVNVSPYVGDMDEGFSGSCSVKELETMLQLVNLYYTQPPRNEKAFNSYVTRIKGFLENRKNDPGAAFQDTISVTMANYHPMVRPLTPELMDEIDFNRLNFIFRERFGDPTSFTFYFVGNIDTDSLRPLVETYLASLPKVTRQENWRDNGIRPPQNRVEKKVIKEMEVPKGTVYIAYTGEYDFNNFRDRMDLSVLCDILDVRYTESIREEQSGTYGVGIYDLQNQYPYERYQVNITFDCDPDQTDKLKSIVYEEIDKLKTDGPQMKDLNGVKENLLKTRQEKLKENRFWLSTLKNFDYNAEDAANFLDYEDYVNDMTQESLKAAANKFFGDNQVEIILLPSNTSDNVKNPSMQ
- a CDS encoding DNA polymerase III subunit gamma/tau; this translates as MENFIVSARKYRPATFDTVVGQASITRTLKNAIRNNQIAQAFLFCGPRGVGKTTCARILAKTINCQNLTDNIEPCNECESCRSFNSSASFNIHELDAASNNSVDDIRNLVDQVRIPPQAGKYKVYIIDEVHMLSASAFNAFLKTLEEPPAYAKFILATTEKHKILPTILSRCQVFDFKRITVEDIASHLRYVADQEEVQASGDALHLIAQKADGALRDALSIFDQLVSFTGKNLSYEVVIQNLNILDYDYYFRITGHILDGDISNTLLLINEIISNGFDGQHFLTGMGEHLRNLLVSKDPATLQLLEVSPGLKDKYQAQSVRCDAGFLLKALDINNQCDITYKASNNKNLHLELALLRMCSLSGLKEQSPPPEKKNVTPSPPPPAKEKESIPPVTTRPPEPVKNADENDVPKNTGGKTLPGTVSIKRSRHKQDEVPGQINGDDDLSNKPVKPFTQDDLIRVWGYYHETLKNDSPSLYSTLTKDLPVLKEDFIIELKVFNKVLEKEINDRRMDMLAYLRKELENYSISMEILVDEDIQESKAYFPEEIFQKLSEKNPALRELKDKLDLELDF